In Lycium ferocissimum isolate CSIRO_LF1 chromosome 11, AGI_CSIRO_Lferr_CH_V1, whole genome shotgun sequence, a single genomic region encodes these proteins:
- the LOC132037188 gene encoding putative F-box/LRR-repeat protein At3g28410 isoform X1: MELLDVGACSATVKKCKVSEFGEEDRISRIPDPVLAYIMSFLSTKDAVKTMLLKPFGKLWTTRSNLDFYVCLFEELPTTPPMNRWFSFVDHVLLHHEAPTVTQFRLKFGRTIYSSGLESGKIVEKIDSWINFAVRKKVEVLEVDIGRRCRYEPIFDYHLPSFILRSDTLMELNLASCSLATEVGIQMKALKTLSLGTILLDDTFMEEMLSGCPSLETLIINDCQGLHLLKLPHHVKDLKITLDESEMSMLEIIAPKLNSISVSGAIDFVNLKVPSSLSAAALNFFRGGKSFISRQRNIWLLLSDIKHAAQLRVCHWCVLELAVREWNGCLSLTRKSVVVETKPTRWHFLGIVSLLRNSPKLEVLTVFIESDTFLFTWDDIRHETLGKLPSSQMQRTMKFNEICCQLKIVNIQVHIVNSFAIQLVKFLLRSSNCLEQVVISIEGRGQGNQLSEYHIEKSMRLYEELSHCPRASKQVIVRLRGLKC, encoded by the exons ATGGAGCTACTAGATGTGGGCGCGTGTAGTGCTACAGTTAAGAAGTGTAAAGTTTCtgaatttggggaagaagataGGATCAGCCGTATACCTGACCCTGTACTTGCTTATATCATGTCTTTCTTGTCCACAAAGGATGCAGTGAAGACTATGCTCCTTAAGCCATTCGGGAAGCTATGGACGACTAGGAGCAATCTTGATTTCTATGTATGTCTGTTTGAGGAGCTGCCTACCACACCTCCTATGAATAGGTGGTTCTCGTTCGTTGATCATGTCTTACTTCATCATGAAGCACCAACTGTAACTCAATTCCGCCTCAAATTTGGCCGCACCATCTATAGCTCGGGTTTAGAGTCAGGGAAGATAGTTGAAAAAATCGACTCGTGGATCAATTTTGCTGTAAGGAAGAAAGTGGAGGTTCTGGAGGTGGACATTGGTCGCCGTTGTCGCTATGAACCCATTTTTGATTATCACTTGCCTTCGTTTATTCTTAGAAGTGACACTCTTATGGAGTTAAATTTGGCAAGCTGTAGTTTGGCAACTGAGGTTGGGATTCAGATGAAAGCACTTAAGACCTTGTCACTTGGGACAATTTTATTGGATGACACATTTATGGAGGAGATGTTATCTGGGTGTCCATCTCTAGAAACCCTGATCATTAATGACTGCCAGGGCCTACATTTGTTGAAGTTGCCTCATCAtgtaaaagatttaaaaatcaCCTTGGATGAATCTGAGATGTCAATGTTGGAAATTATTGCTCCTAAGTTAAATTCTATCAGTGTTTCTGGAGCAATTGACTTTGTAAATCTAAAGGTTCCATCATCTCTTTCTGCTGCCGCTCTAAACTTCTTTCGTGGAGGAAAAAGCTTTATTAGCAGACAAAGAAACATTTGGTTACTTCTTTCAGATATAAAGCACGCAGCGCAGCTGAGAGTATGTCATTGGTGTGTGCTG GAATTGGCTGTAAGAGAATGGAATGGTTGCCTATCCCTTACCCGCAAATCTGTAGTTGTCGAGACAAAACCTACGAGATGGCACTTCCTTGGCATAGTGAGCTTGCTGCGGAATTCCCCTAAATTGGAGGTGCTGACAGTATTTATTGAATCTGACACATTTCTCTTCACTTGG GATGACATAAGGCATGAGACACTAGGCAAGCTACCTAGTAGCCAGATGCAGAGAACAATGAAGTTCAACGAAATCTGTTGCCAATTGAAAATCGTCAACATACAGGTACACATAGTAAATTCATTTGCTATCCAGCTGGTGAAGTTTCTTCTTAGGTCCTCAAATTGCTTAGAGCAAGTTGTGATTTCCATTGAGGGTCGCGGGCAAGGTAATCAGCTGAGTGAATATCACATTGAAAAGTCAATGAGACTATATGAGGAGTTATCACATTGTCCTAGGGCCTCCAAACAAGTTATTGTTAGGTTAAGAGGCCTCAAATGTTAG
- the LOC132037188 gene encoding putative F-box/LRR-repeat protein At3g28410 isoform X2, which translates to MELLDVGACSATVKKCKVSEFGEEDRISRIPDPVLAYIMSFLSTKDAVKTMLLKPFGKLWTTRSNLDFYVCLFEELPTTPPMNRWFSFVDHVLLHHEAPTVTQFRLKFGRTIYSSGLESGKIVEKIDSWINFAVRKKVEVLEVDIGRRCRYEPIFDYHLPSFILRSDTLMELNLASCSLATEVGIQMKALKTLSLGTILLDDTFMEEMLSGCPSLETLIINDCQGLHLLKLPHHVKDLKITLDESEMSMLEIIAPKLNSISVSGAIDFVNLKVPSSLSAAALNFFRGGKSFISRQRNIWLLLSDIKHAAQLRVCHWCVLELAVREWNGCLSLTRKSVVVETKPTRWHFLGIVSLLRNSPKLEVLTVFIESDTFLFTWDDIRHETLGKLPSSQMQRTMKFNEICCQLKIVNIQDGWLQFLFPVLCNSTYFYPSLTDKYTVIAKI; encoded by the exons ATGGAGCTACTAGATGTGGGCGCGTGTAGTGCTACAGTTAAGAAGTGTAAAGTTTCtgaatttggggaagaagataGGATCAGCCGTATACCTGACCCTGTACTTGCTTATATCATGTCTTTCTTGTCCACAAAGGATGCAGTGAAGACTATGCTCCTTAAGCCATTCGGGAAGCTATGGACGACTAGGAGCAATCTTGATTTCTATGTATGTCTGTTTGAGGAGCTGCCTACCACACCTCCTATGAATAGGTGGTTCTCGTTCGTTGATCATGTCTTACTTCATCATGAAGCACCAACTGTAACTCAATTCCGCCTCAAATTTGGCCGCACCATCTATAGCTCGGGTTTAGAGTCAGGGAAGATAGTTGAAAAAATCGACTCGTGGATCAATTTTGCTGTAAGGAAGAAAGTGGAGGTTCTGGAGGTGGACATTGGTCGCCGTTGTCGCTATGAACCCATTTTTGATTATCACTTGCCTTCGTTTATTCTTAGAAGTGACACTCTTATGGAGTTAAATTTGGCAAGCTGTAGTTTGGCAACTGAGGTTGGGATTCAGATGAAAGCACTTAAGACCTTGTCACTTGGGACAATTTTATTGGATGACACATTTATGGAGGAGATGTTATCTGGGTGTCCATCTCTAGAAACCCTGATCATTAATGACTGCCAGGGCCTACATTTGTTGAAGTTGCCTCATCAtgtaaaagatttaaaaatcaCCTTGGATGAATCTGAGATGTCAATGTTGGAAATTATTGCTCCTAAGTTAAATTCTATCAGTGTTTCTGGAGCAATTGACTTTGTAAATCTAAAGGTTCCATCATCTCTTTCTGCTGCCGCTCTAAACTTCTTTCGTGGAGGAAAAAGCTTTATTAGCAGACAAAGAAACATTTGGTTACTTCTTTCAGATATAAAGCACGCAGCGCAGCTGAGAGTATGTCATTGGTGTGTGCTG GAATTGGCTGTAAGAGAATGGAATGGTTGCCTATCCCTTACCCGCAAATCTGTAGTTGTCGAGACAAAACCTACGAGATGGCACTTCCTTGGCATAGTGAGCTTGCTGCGGAATTCCCCTAAATTGGAGGTGCTGACAGTATTTATTGAATCTGACACATTTCTCTTCACTTGG GATGACATAAGGCATGAGACACTAGGCAAGCTACCTAGTAGCCAGATGCAGAGAACAATGAAGTTCAACGAAATCTGTTGCCAATTGAAAATCGTCAACATACAG GATGGATGGCTGCAATTCCTTTTCCCTGTTTTGTGCAACTCGACCTATTTCTATCCATCGTTAACAGACAAATACACTGTAATTGCAAAAATATGA